Part of the Flagellimonas eckloniae genome, TGCTGTATCCTGTTTTTCCTATGGCACCAAGGGTATCTGGTCTGGGATGACTGTAATTTTCGTTATCACCACTGGAAATAACGGTTCCCAAAGCGTTGATGTTTTCCAAAAACTCATAACTGAACAAATGACTTCCGTGATGACACGCTTTGGCGATATCTGCCTGTAGCTCCATTTTAGCATTGGCACCCAATTTATGATTGATGTATTCTCCAGCTTCTTCATTGATATCACCACCCAGCATAACCCTGAGTTTATTGAATTTTAGCATCAGTAAAACGGAGTGGCCATTTTTGGTTTTTCCATTATCCTTTAAAAAGGGAAGTACTTGCTTTCCATCTTTTTGAGAAATTATAGGTGCAATTACTTTTAGTGAAAGTTCATTATCCCCGCCACTGCCCAATAAGAACCCTGTAGTGTTGTTCAGGGCTTCAAAATTTGGTTGTGGTTGCTGTGTTAATGATAGGGCCATGGTCTCTGGATATTGTGACCCCGTACCTGAAGAGTTTTGTGGGTCACTAAGGATTGCCTTCATTTTAGCATCGGTAAGTTCCAATGACAGTAGATAGTCTTCACCATCCGAAAGCTCCTTAACCTCGCCCAACTGCGTATTCCAACCTTTGGTGTCATCAACGGGGCGTTGGACAATACCACTGTGATAGATTTTATCAAACTCAATTGCAGATTCCTTAAAGATATCGGCAAAGCCCAAATAATGATCATTGTCTGGATGGCTAACAATAGCTTTGAACTTAAACGGGAGACTATCGTTCTTATCAAGGTTAAATCGCCAATATAAGTACCGGTACATATTATCACCTTTTCCGGCATCTATTAAATAATGCTGATCATCTGGAGTTACCATATGACAACCATCTCCCTGACCTATGTCCACAAAATTTACTTCTAAGACCCTGTTCTTCTGAATGTCTCCAATTCGAATCCAACCTGTTTTGTTTCTCGAATTGACCAATACCCTGTCATTTACTACTTCGGTATCCAAAATTGTAATGTAATCTCCAAAAAGCAAGTGTTGTTCCCATTTTGATGAGGTCTCACTTTTAAGAATTTTAGCATCGGGAAAACCGGCGTAGGTAAATTTTCTTGACCCATTGGTATTGAATAGGGTTGTATTTAGTTGCGGCATGATTTTTTAGAATGAGGTTATCGACCATATTTTAAAATTCATGTTTAATATAGGAATTTTCTTATAGGCTCTTTAGGGCTGTTGTAAAGTAGGTGTTAAATTTTGTATGGATGAATGGATTTAGATTATAAATGCATAATCCGGAGTTTAAACTTGCAGAAATTATACAGTGGATAAACCCTTAGACTGAAATACTGACCCCATTTGCCGATGTATTGTTTTGGCCATCAAAGTAAAAGTCAATTCGACCTACATTTATGCCGAACGCTCCGACTTGATTTATTAAAACGGAATCTCCATTTTTGTTGGTGCGAACATCTGGTTTGTCCAAAAAGGTATGGGTATGACCACCAATAATTAAGTTGGTTTGATATGTACGCTGTGCCAGTTGGGTATCAGAAGGCCTTTCAGGTCTCTCATAATCGTACCCCAAATGAGAAAGGCAGATTATTAGATCACAGTTTTCAGCTTCTTTTAGGTTACGTTCCATATCCAATGCTATTTCATATGGATTTAAGTATTGTGTCTCCTTGTAAAGTCTTTTGGTAACCAGACCATCCAAGGCAATACCAATGCCGTACACGCCAATCTTTATTCCGTCGATTAGATAAATTTTATAGGGCTTTGCAAAACCATCCATTACGGTGTTTGAGAAGTCATAGTTAGCGGATAATAATTCGAATGTTGCGTTGGGAACCTGTGCCAACAATCCATCAATACCATTATCAAAATCATGGTTTCCAATGGTTGCAGCATCATATTTGAGTTTGCTCATCAACTTAAACTCCAGTTCTCCTCCATAAAAATTGAAGTAGGGAGTGCCTTGAAAAATATCGCCAGCATCAAAAAGCAAGGTATTTGGATTTTCATTTCTTATCGTGTCAACCAATGCGGCTCTTCGTGCTATTCCACCCAAGTTGGCATAATGCGAATGTGAAGTGGGAAAAGGGTCGATATGACTATGCACATCATTGGTGTGCAAAATAGTAATGTGTTTAGTACCTAAATTTGCACATGAATTAAGACCAAGACCGCCTAAACCAATAAAAGTTGAAGCCGCTGTTGTATTTGATAAAAAATCCCTTCTTTTCATTTATTTTAATTGAATAAACCGATTGTCAACTTCTGCTTTTAAAGTATCTACTTTTTTCAGGTGATTTATAATGGCGTTTCGCAGGAGATATCCTGTATCGGTAACTGAAACTATTTCATTAAAAAAACCAATACTAGCACCACCTTGAACCAAATAATCTGATGTTGCTACGTAATAATTGCGATTCTCATCAAAAGGGCTATCATTTACACTAACTGATTCAAGTGTTCCTTTTTTGTCCAAAACAATTTGCATACCTGAAATGGGATGGACACGTTCAGCTTCTACTATAAAGGAAACAAGCTCCCTTACAGCTTTACCACTTAGCTCTACAACCGAAATATAGTTTTCAAAGGGCATAACTTCATATCCATTTCGCGCACTTACATTTCCTTTGGAAATAATTGAACGTATTCCCCCTCTATTCATCACAGCAAAGTCAAGTTCTTTGCCTGTTTTAGACTTAAAAACGGGATAGGTCTCTTGAAAAACAATATCCGCAATTAAGTTGCCCATCGAGGTGTTGCGTTCACCATCATCCAATAAAAAAGCTTTTGGAGCAAAAGCTAATGTGCTATCCAAAACTTCATCAATTCTATTTTTAAAGGGAGCTACAAAAGTGGTAATCGAATCTACCTCTTTATAGGAAGTGTCCACAGTCAGTTTATTGGCTTCAATTTTTGAAAGCTGGCTTTTATCCTGATTGCAGGAAAGCAAAAAACAAAAAGTTGTAAACGTAACAAAATGTTTTAATTTTAAAATACTCACGTTATTATCTTTGTTAAGTAGTCTTGGTAGAATAATTACCTTTGTAAAAATGCATAAAAAATATGTTTTTAAGAGGGCTCCAGGATAAATTTAAAGTTAAATCGGGTCATAAACATTTACAAGAGGAGATAGAAAAGCCTTCTTCGGTCGTAAATAGAGAGAAGGGAATCACAAGCATTGGCTGTATTGTTGATGTTGATAATTTTCAAAGTGCGGAGGTGTTTTATGAACTAATTGATGAGTTTTCCCTTAGACCCAACGCAATCAAGATTATTGGGTACAAAAGGGAATATGACAAAAACTCACCGTATGCCATTCAAATTTTTTCCGACAAGGATTTAGGTTGGAAAGGAGTAATTGAAAATGGATATGTATTGGAGTTTTTAGGACGGGAATATGACATGTTGATTAATTATTATGAAGAGGATAATTTGATGATGAAGTTGTTATCCGTTAAAACCAAGGCAAGACTTAAAGTAGGTTTTGGAACCTTGGATCCAAAAATCAATGATTTAATTTTAAATACACCCTTAAAGGATTTTAAGGTTTTTAAAAGTGAATTGAAAAAGTATTTAAAGGTTTTAAAAGAATTATAATGGAACAGTTGATGGGTACGGGAGTTGCTTTGGTAACACCGTTCAATGATGATTTTTCTATAGATGTAAACGCATTGGAGCGTGTTGTGGAGCATACTATTCAAGGTGGTGTGGATTATCTTGTGGTATTGGGAACCACTGGCGAGTCTGTTACACTTTCCAAGAATAATAAACAGCTGGTAATCGATACGGTTATTAGGGCAAATGCAGGAAGACTTCCTTTGGTTTTGGGTGTTGGAGGGAATAATACCCAAACGGTAATTGAAGATTTGAACACGATTGATCTATCTGAATTTACGGCGATTTTGTCCGTTTCTCCCTACTACAACAAGCCAACACAAGAAGGTATTTATCAGCACTTTAGGGCGATTGCCAAAGCATCACCAAAACCTATTGTTCTTTATAATGTTCCCTCTAGGACGGGAAGCAATATTTTGCCTGAAACCACAATTAGATTGGCTTTTGATATTCCAAATATTGTGGCAATCAAGGAAGCATCAGGGGATATGGTCCAGATTGATAAAATCATTAAGGAAAAACCAGAAGACTTTTTAGTTATTTCAGGAGATGATTTTACCGCCCTTCCAACAGTACTGGCAGGAGGCTCTGGTGTGATTTCCGTATTGGGGCAAGCTTTACCCAATGAATTTTCCAAAATGATACGTTTGGGAAATGAAGGTAATTCGGATGAAGCCTATCAAATACACCAAGCACTTTTACCCATTATGCACTATATTTTTGAAGAGGGAAACCCGGCTGGAATCAAAAGTGTGTTTGAATCATTGGGACTCTGTAAAGGAATCGTAAGGCTACCTTTGGTAGAAGCTACACCGGGCTTAAAAAACAAGATTGCCCACTTTCTGAAATCATTTGTAAGGGTCCATGCCTAAAGTAAGTTAAATGTTCGCTAAAACAGTAGCGAATACTTCTTGCTACACTTACTTTTGATTGATAAATCTATTTTTTTTAAATCCATTGATTATCACTAATTTTGCAAAATGTTTTTGAAAATGAGGTCTATTCTCCCAATACTCTTTGTAGCTATTTTTATTTCATCATGTAATGAGTACCAAAAAGTGCTCAAGAATGAGGATGTAAAGGCTAAATATGATTTAGCTCAAAAATATTATGATGAAGGGGATTATAAACGAGCAAAAAGATTATACGAACAAATTGCCCCTAAATATGTGGGTAAGCCACAGGGTGAACGTGTTATGTTCTTTTTTGCTGATACCTATTTTAAAACAAAGGACTATTATCTTTCTGGTTATCAGTTTGAACGATTCATAAAATCATATCCAAAAAGTGATAAGATTCAAGAAGCCTCTTTTTTAGGTGCAAAGAGTTACTACGAGCTTTCACCTGCATACTCGTTGGATCAAACGGATACGGACAAGGCGTTGGCAAGACTGCAGCTGTTTATCAACACCTATCCAGAATCAGAATATTTTGAAGAAGCAAATATGATGGCGAAAGAGCTGACTTCAAAAAAAGAAAAGAAACAAATCGAGGTTGCCAAACAATTCAATAAATTAGGAGAGTTTAACTACCCAATTTTGGTATCGGCCATAAAAGCATTGGATAATTTTATTTCAGACAATCCAGGTTCAATCTACAGAGAAGAGGCTCTTTATTATCGTATTGAAGCAACCACAAACTTAGCTATGAACAGCTATGAAAATAAAAAGAAAGAACGTTTGGAAGAAGCATTGAATTCGTACAATAACTTGATGCGTTATTTTCCAGAATCAAAATTCAAAAAGAAAGCAGATGAGCTTTCTGATAGAATTCAAAAAGAATTGAGCATATATTCCATTTCAAAATAAGCACAACACATGCAAGATTTAAAAAATACAAAGGCCCCAGTTTCTACCGTAACTCATGATAGAAACGAATTTGATGAAAAAACAGACAACATTTACGAAGCAATTTCCATTGCCTCTAAGCGTGCAATCCAAATCAATTCTGAAATAAAAAAGGAATTATTGGAAAAACTGGAAGAATTTGCAACCTATAGTGATAGTTTGGAAGAGGTCTTTGAAAACAAAGAACAGATTGAAGTTTCCAAATTTTATGAAAAATTGCCAAAGCCCCATGCATTGGCAGTTATGGAGTGGTTGGAAGATAAAATATACTACAGGAATACTGAGAAAGACGCCTAATAATGCTTAGCGGTAAACACATCCTTTTGGGCATTACCGGAGGAATCGCCGCATACAAAACAACATTTCTTGTTAGGCTATTGATAAAAGCTGGTGCCGAGGTCAAAATTGTAATGACCCAAAGTGCTAGCTCTTTTGTTTCTCCCCTTACATTGTCCACATTATCTAAAAATCCTGTATTGACAGATTTTATTGATAAGGAAGATGGAAGCATTTCTTGGAACAATCATGTAGAATTGGGGCTTTGGGCCGATTATATGATTGTTGCACCGGCAACTGCGAATACACTGTCCAAAATGGCTCACGGCACTTGTGACAACCTCCTAATGGCAACGTACTTATCAGCCAAATGCCCCGTTTTTTATGCACCGGCAATGGATTTAGACATGTACAAACATCCTTCAACCAACGCTTCTTTTGAAAAATTGGAATCATTTAACAATATCATGATTCCAGCTGAATCTGGAGAATTAGCCAGTGGATTACATGGAGAGGGACGTATGGCTGAACCCGAAACAATTGTAGGGTTTGTTCAGGAACATATCGCTAATGGACTTGTGCTAAACGGGAAAAAAGTATTGATTACGGCGGGACCAACCCATGAGGCTATTGATCCCGTTCGGTTTTTGGGGAATCGTTCTTCTGGAACAATGGGCTTTGAATTGGCCAAGCAGGCCGCCAATTTGGGAGCTGAAGTCGTTTTGGTTTCAGGCCCTACAAACCTAAATGTAGAACATAGCGGCATTAATCTAGTACGGGTAACAACTGCACAAGAAATGTTTGATGCTTCGCATGAACATTATGAAAGTGTAGATGTAGCTGTTTGTGCTGCGGCTGTTGCGGATTATCGCCCAAAACATGTCGCTGAGGAAAAACTGAAAAAGAAAGATGATGATTTACAGATTGAGCTGGAACGAAACCCCGACATTCTTTTTTCGTTAGGGAAGGAAAAAAAGCATCAATTTTTGGTAGGATTTGCTTTGGAAACCGAAAATGAACTTGAAAATGCCAAGGGAAAATTAAAGCGGAAAAACCTGGATGCCATAGTGCTAAACTCCCTAAAGGATGATGGGGCCGGTTTTGGTGGAAATACCAATAAAATAACCTTCATTGATAAGAATTTGGATATAAAAACGTTTGAATTGAAGACAAAGCCAGATGTTGCTTCGGACATTTGGAAAGAAATCATCTCCAGAATTCATGTTTAGAATTGTACTGTTCGCTTTTTTTCTTTCAACTTCACAGTTAATGTGTGCCCAGGAATTGAATTGTACGGTCACTGTCAATTCAGATCAAGTTAGTCAAACAAACCAACAGATTTTTAGGACTCTGGAACGATCACTCAGTGATTTTGTGAATAAAAATAAATGGACCAATAGGGTTTACAATGAAAATGAACGGGTAAATGCAAGATTGTTCATAACCGTTACCCAATATGAATCGGATCGTTTTGATGCCAACATTCAGATTCAATCTTCAAGACCAGTTTTTAATAGCTCATACGAAAGCCCAGTTTTTAATTATAAAGACGATTCTTTCAACTTTCAATACCAAGAATTTCAACCTTTGGTATATAACGAGAATGTTTTTGAGTCCAATTTAATTGCAGTTGTATCCTATTACGTTTATATCATTTTAGGTTTGGATGCAGATACTTTTTCTTTAGAAGGTGGTGATGAAATGTTTAGAAAGGCTCAGAATATTGTTACGCAGGCCCAAGGCTCCAATGCTGCAGGCTGGAAACAAGAAACAGGAAGTCGTTCACGCTTTGAATTAGTGGATAATTTGTTGAGCAATTCTTTTAGGGAGTACCGTATTGCCATGTACAACTACCATAGAAAAGGGTTGGATATTTTAGGCGATAACAATAGTACGGGAAAGCAAATTATTGCAGGAAGCATGCGTCTCTTTGAAACCCTGATCAAGCGTAGGCCCAACGCCTTTTTGATTCAGACATTTTTTGATTCAAAATCGGAAGAGATAAAAAACATTTTTTCTGATGGCCCTAAGGTAGATATCGTAAAGCTCAAAGAAACCTTGAATAGGGTTGCGCCATTTTACTCCAATACCTGGAACCAAATAAAATACTAGTCAGTTTCTCTAAAGACATTTATCTTTACCGAGAAAATCTTCTACGTTGCTTAATAATCTTTCAATTCAAAATTACGCCTTAATAGACGATCTTAATGTGTCGTTTTCTAGTGGATTTACTACTATTACTGGTGAGACCGGAGCAGGTAAGTCTATTTTGTTGGGTGGACTTTCTTTGGTTTTGGGGAAACGTGCCGATTTGTCTTCACTCAAAAACAAAGCCCAAAAATGCATTATTGAAGCAGAGTTTGAAATTTCTAAATACGAACTGAAACCTTTTTTTGATGTAAATGATCTGGATTATGAAGCGGTAACCATTTTGAGAAGGGAAATTCTCCCAAGCGGAAAATCAAGGGCATTTGTAAACGATTCCCCGGTAGTACTTGAAGTACTGAGGAATTTGGGCGAACGTTTGGTCGATGTACATTCCCAACATCAAACTTTACGATTGACAGAAAATGATTTTCAATTAAAAGTTGTAGATGCGTTAGCGGAAAATAATGAAAACCTTGATGCGTATAAAAGGTTTTTAGAAAGGTATAAGAAGGCATCAAAGGAGCTGCAAGAACTGATGGATTTTCAATCCAATTCAAACAAAGAACATGATTATAACAGCTTTTTACTGAAAGAACTTGAGTCGGCACAATTAAAAATTGGTGCTCAAGCAGAACTTGAAGCTGAATTTGAGCAATTGAACAATGTGGAACAGATTATGGAGCAATTATCCCGAGGGAATCAATTGCTAAATGACGAGCAGATTGGGATATTGGGGAAGTTGACGGATTTAAAGCGGGCGTTTCAAAACTTAGCTGATTTTGGGAATACGTATTCCGCACTAAATGAGCGGGTGCAGTCCATTTTTATAGAAATGGATGATATAGCTTCTGAACTTGAGCATGTAAAGGATGGTGTTGAGGCCAATCCCTTGAGATTGGAGACTGTAAACGCACAGTTACAGCAATTGTATGATTTACAGAAAAAGCATCAAGTAAATTCGGTTGAGGAACTTATTGAAATTAGAAATGGATTGTCCGACAAAGTGGATGCTGTTGAAAATATTGAGTCGAAAATAAAAGATAAGGAAGTCGAAGTTTCGCAAATCACAAAGCAAGTTGAGGAAGAGGCAATCAAAATAAGGAAAGCAAGAAATACTGTAATTCCAAAGTTGAAGAGTACGCTTCAAGAAAGTCTGTATTCTTTGGGAATGCCCTCGGCTACTTTTAAAATTGAAGTGAATCCTTCGGCTTCATTCAAACCAAATGGAAAAGATGATTTGGTTTTTTTATTCTCCGCAAACAAAGGTTCGGATTATGGTGAGCTAAAAAAAGTAGCATCAGGAGGAGAATTATCGCGGATTATGTTGACGATAAAATCCATTTTGGCCAAATACGAGCAATTGCCCACTATGATGTTCGATGAAATCGACACAGGGGTTTCAGGAGAAATTTCAAATCGAATGGGAGAAATTATGCAGCAGATGAGTAAGACCATGCAGGTTTTTTCCATTACCCATTTACCCCAGGTAGCTTCCAAGGGAGCGCAGCAATTCAAAGTTTTTAAAGAAGAAATTGCAGATGGAACAAGTACCCAAATGAAAAAACTTAATCCTGAAGAACGCGTAAATGAGTTGGCGGAAATGCTGGGGGGAAAATCTATATCAGAATCGGCCTTGGCCCATGCAAGACAACTTTTGCAGTAGGGTATGCGCGTTACTTTGTTGAATAATATCAAAACAGAAAAAATCGATAAGATTAAATATCTTTGTCGCAAACCAACATTAGATAAATACTATGGCTTATAATCTTTTAAAAGGTAAAAAAGGAATCATTTTTGGGGCTTTGGATGAGAATTCCATTGCATGGAAAACGGCAGAGCGCATTCATGAGGAAGGCGGAACTTTTGTGTTGACGAATGCACCCATTGCAATGCGAATGGGACAGATTAAAGAGTTGGCCGCAAAGACAAATTCAGAAATCATTCCCGCGGATGCTACCAATGAAGAAGATTTGCAGAATTTGGTGACCCAGTCCATGGAAATTTTAGGTGGAAAGTTGGACTTTGTGTTACACTCCATTGGAATGTCCGTTAATGTTAGAAAAGGAAGGGCGTATACCGATGAAAAATATGACTTTACGGCAAAAGGGTGGGATGTTTCCGCACTTTCGTTCCATAAAGTAATGCAATCACTATATAAATCTGATGCCATGAACGAGTGGGGTAGTATAGTTGCCCTGACCTACATGGCAGCGCAGCGCACGTTTCCAGATTACAATGATATGGCCGACAACAAAGCCTATTTGGAATCTGTGGCCAGGAGTTTTGGATATTTCTTTGGAAAAGAAAAGAAGGTTCGGGTAAACACTATTTCCCAATCTCCAACGCCAACCACTGCTGGACAAGGGGTAAAAGGATTCGATGGATTTATCAGCTATGCTGAAAAAATGTCTCCTCTTGGAAATGCATCTGCCGCCGATTGTGCAGATTATACGGTCAGTCTTTTTTCAGATTTGACAAAAAAAGTTACCATGCAGAACCTATTCCATGATGGTGGATTTTCCAACACGGGGGTAAGTCAAGAAGTAATAGATGAATTCACAAAGTAAGAAGTGTGACTAATTATAAGAGCCATCCTTTTTGGGTGGCTTTTCTGTTTTTGGATGAACTTATTTTTTTCCATAATCGTTCCAGTTTTTAATAGGCCCGAAGAAATTCAGGAACTGTTGGAAAGCCTGTTGCATCAAGATTTTAAGGAAAGTTATGAGATTGTGATTGTTGAAGATGGTTCTTCGGAAAGCTCTGAAGAAGCGGTTAAAAGATTTCAACAGAGTCTACAAATCTCGTATTACTTTAAAGAAAATTCAGGTCCTGGAGATTCCAGAAACTATGGAATGCAAAAAGCCAATGGAAACTATTTTATCATATTGGATTCTGATTGCATATTGCCTCAACAATATCTTACTAAAGTGAACAATGAACTACAAGAAGAGTTTGTACACTGCTTTGGCGGTCCTGATGCGGCACATGAGTCGTTCACTTCGGTCCAGAAAGCAATAAACTATGTAATGACCTCCTTTTTGACTACCGGGGGCATACGAGGTGGCAGTAATTCTGTCGGTAAGTTTCAACCGCGAAGCTTCAATATGGGGATTTCCAAAGAAGTATTTGAAAAAGTAGGTGGATTTGGACAAATACATCCCGGTGAAGATCCTGACCTAACCTTTAGAATATGGAAAGCGGGCTATACAACCAGATTGTTCTCAAAAGCCTTTGTATATCATAAAAGACGAATAGACTGGAAAAAATTCTATACTCAAGTCAATAAATTTGGAATGGTCAGACCTATTCTGAATAAATGGCATCCAGGAACCGCAAAGTTGACCTATTGGTTCCCAAGCCTGTTCATGATTGGATTGGTTGCATTCATATTTTTAGCAGTAATCGGAATTAGTCTTCCCTTGGCAATCATTGGGGCTTATCCAATACTGTTGTTTTTGGATTCCCTGATTAAAACTAAAAACATAAAAGTGGCTTTTATGACAATTTTTGCCGCATTAATGCAGTTTACTGGATATGGGATAGGTTTTCTAAAATCCACAATCTTGCTTAACTTTAATAGCAAAGAACCAGAAAAGCTGTTCCCTAAATTATTTTTTAAAAGAAAGTAGAAGTGCTCAAAAAGTTGATAGGTGGTTTGAATAAAAGAAAAGTGAAGGTATTTTCACTTTTTTTGATATGCTCATTCCTTGCTTGGTTCCTGAGCAATCTATCGGAACCTTATGAATCCCGAGCCAATTTCAATTTAAATTATAAGAACCTGCCGGATACCTTGTTACTGGGTAACGATGCTGTCAATTCCATAGAAGCAAAAATTAGAACAAGTGGATTTCAATTTCTCTACTATAATTTTTCCAATAAGCGGGTTGATGTAGATTTATCCCAAGTTGAGTATCGGAATGGAAATTATATATTGACAGAGGATGCAGTGAAAAAACAAATGGAAAGACAGCTTTCCCAGAGCATTTCGTTAATTGATTTGGATAGAGACCAACTTGAAGTGAATCTTTATCAAGTAGCGTCTAAAGAAGTGCCAATTAAGGCGGATATTGATTTACAGTTTAAACAGAATTACATACTTAATGGAGACCTGAAACTTAGTCC contains:
- a CDS encoding enoyl-ACP reductase FabI; protein product: MAYNLLKGKKGIIFGALDENSIAWKTAERIHEEGGTFVLTNAPIAMRMGQIKELAAKTNSEIIPADATNEEDLQNLVTQSMEILGGKLDFVLHSIGMSVNVRKGRAYTDEKYDFTAKGWDVSALSFHKVMQSLYKSDAMNEWGSIVALTYMAAQRTFPDYNDMADNKAYLESVARSFGYFFGKEKKVRVNTISQSPTPTTAGQGVKGFDGFISYAEKMSPLGNASAADCADYTVSLFSDLTKKVTMQNLFHDGGFSNTGVSQEVIDEFTK
- a CDS encoding glycosyltransferase, producing MNLFFSIIVPVFNRPEEIQELLESLLHQDFKESYEIVIVEDGSSESSEEAVKRFQQSLQISYYFKENSGPGDSRNYGMQKANGNYFIILDSDCILPQQYLTKVNNELQEEFVHCFGGPDAAHESFTSVQKAINYVMTSFLTTGGIRGGSNSVGKFQPRSFNMGISKEVFEKVGGFGQIHPGEDPDLTFRIWKAGYTTRLFSKAFVYHKRRIDWKKFYTQVNKFGMVRPILNKWHPGTAKLTYWFPSLFMIGLVAFIFLAVIGISLPLAIIGAYPILLFLDSLIKTKNIKVAFMTIFAALMQFTGYGIGFLKSTILLNFNSKEPEKLFPKLFFKRK
- a CDS encoding YbbR-like domain-containing protein; the protein is MNKRKVKVFSLFLICSFLAWFLSNLSEPYESRANFNLNYKNLPDTLLLGNDAVNSIEAKIRTSGFQFLYYNFSNKRVDVDLSQVEYRNGNYILTEDAVKKQMERQLSQSISLIDLDRDQLEVNLYQVASKEVPIKADIDLQFKQNYILNGDLKLSPDKILVKGPKAEIDTLTAIYTSKVEMTDLSSDFSENVLLVFPKSLNNSIFATNRTNVSGKVDKFSEKVFDIPIQVLNFPEGYKVNTFPNSITVLCKATIDQLKTITSKDFEIVADYKQLNGSNGNELFLEVTKKPEKVHGVRLLENKINFVLEQE